GGCTGCAACGTTAGATTTTACCGCATGTATCGAGGACACCACCGCGGTCATGATGTCGACGCGGCGCTCCATCATGATCTGAGGTGTGAACGCCGAAATGGCAAACACAGTGACTACCAATATGCCACCTACTAAAGTGCCAAGCCCTAAAAATGCCGACAGTTGCTCAAAGTTTGGGTTAGGCACATTAGGGTAAAGTGCATGGATCAGTGCAGCCAACCTCATCCAGACAATCATAATCACCATCAGCAAGATGGCAAAACCCCACTCCCCCGCCGGGTTTCTGAACATAGATTTAAGGCTATGGCTTAACGTTGGTTTATGGCCTTTTTCGAGTTCCCAGGCTACATCATACAAGCCAGCTGCAAATGCAGGACCTATCAATGCAAATGCAACAGCCGCCGGTAAAATTACCAGATGAGTTTCCACTTCAAACGCAAGCCACATGATGGCTGCAGGAATAGTTGTAAAAACCAGTCCATATATCAGACTTAGTAACGGTGCTCTGGCGATATCTTTAAATGCGAGAGCAAGCCAGTGAAACGCCACGAATGGGCTCAACTTGTTGCTTTCAAAACAGCGCGCAAACTCGGTGTGCTTGTCTATCGATTGTGTTGCAGGCATAGTAGGTTTTCCCCATTTGCTTCTCCTTATTAAGGTTTAGAAGACAGTCGACAATGTTGCAAGCAATCGGTTAATTTGAATGGCTTCAGGCGTTACAATTTACCCCATAAGTGCGCCACTATCTTGGCAGTAATTAATAAGCAACCCTTTGTTTCAGGCCGTATTACACTTAAGACGACGGGTTTTTCTCTAATCTTGATAATATTCTCGATTGAAAAACATAATTGTAACGCTCAAAGGCCAGTATAAGGACATTCGTCCTGTACTTAAATGTGG
The DNA window shown above is from Pseudoalteromonas viridis and carries:
- a CDS encoding DUF2189 domain-containing protein codes for the protein MPATQSIDKHTEFARCFESNKLSPFVAFHWLALAFKDIARAPLLSLIYGLVFTTIPAAIMWLAFEVETHLVILPAAVAFALIGPAFAAGLYDVAWELEKGHKPTLSHSLKSMFRNPAGEWGFAILLMVIMIVWMRLAALIHALYPNVPNPNFEQLSAFLGLGTLVGGILVVTVFAISAFTPQIMMERRVDIMTAVVSSIHAVKSNVAAMIVWGATIGVLVIIGFLTGTAGFIVIMPLLAYASWHGYIATIKTKKPRKYE